A window of Calonectris borealis chromosome 3, bCalBor7.hap1.2, whole genome shotgun sequence contains these coding sequences:
- the FAM167A gene encoding protein FAM167A: MSLPKIQIEEVLDSMDAGSGGAAPPDDHLRTLKALTEKLRLETRRPSYLEWKAKLEEQAWKSPQPAGEEDEEATEAKKATGETVPLRKVQLHLNGSPAQDKVTLTSGRIGGFESIDEALTWLRKELAEMRLQDQQLARQLMRLRSDINKLKIEQTCHLHQRMLNDATYELEERDELSDLFCDFPLVSSFSLSTPLKLIGVTKMNINSRRFSLC, encoded by the exons ATGTCTCTACCCAAAATCCAAATAGAAGAGGTGCTGGACAGCATGGATGCCGGCTCTGGAGGTGCTGCTCCTCCTGACGACCACCTGAGGACCCTCAAGGCACTGACAGAGAAGCTGAGACTGGAGACCAGGCGCCCTTCCTACTTGGAGTGGAAGGCGAAGCTGGAGGAGCAGGCATGGAAGAGCCCCCAGCCAGCGGGAGAGGAGGACGAGGAGGCGACCGAGGCCAAAAAGGCCACGGGGGAGACTGTCCCTTTGAGGAAGGTGCAGCTGCATCTCAATGGGAGCCCTGCCCAGGACAAGGTGACTCTTACCTCAGGGAGAATAGGCGGCTTTGAGAGCATCGATGAAGCTTTGACGTGGCTCAGGAAGGAACTG GCAGAAATGCGCCTGCAGGACCAGCAACTGGCGAGGCAGCTCATGCGCCTCCGCAGCGACATCAACAAGCTGAAGATCGAGCAGACCTGCCACCTGCACCAGCGCATGCTCAACGATGCCACGTACgagctggaggagagggatgAGCTCTCCGATCTCTTCTGCGACTTCCCCCTCGTgagctccttcagcctctccaCGCCGCTCAAGCTCATCGGGGTCACCAAGATGAACATCAACTCCCGCCGGTTCTCGTTGTGCTGa